A window of the Capricornis sumatraensis isolate serow.1 chromosome 9, serow.2, whole genome shotgun sequence genome harbors these coding sequences:
- the WNT8A gene encoding protein Wnt-8a, producing the protein MGDLLMLRVAVGICYVTFSASAWSVNNFLITGPKAYLTYTTSVALGAQSGIEECKFQFAWERWNCPENALQLSTHNRLRSATRETSFIHAISSAGVMYTITKNCSMGDFENCGCDESKNGKTGGHGWIWGGCSDNVEFGERISKLFVDSLEKGKDARALMNLHNNRAGRLAVRATMKRTCKCHGISGSCSIQTCWLQLANFRELGNYLKAKYERALKIEMDKRQLRAGNSAEGHWIPTEAFLPSAEAELIFLEESPDYCTRNSSLGIYGTEGRECLQNSRNTSRWEQRSCGRLCTECGLQVEERRTEAISSCNCKFQWCCTVKCDQCRHVVSKYYCTRSPGSAWSWGKGSA; encoded by the exons ATGGGGGACCTACTTATGCTCAGAGTGGCTGTGGGCATATGCTATGTGACCTTCAGTGCCTCTGCTTG GTCAGTGAACAATTTCCTGATAACAGGGCCCAAG GCCTATCTGACCTACACCACCAGTGTGGCCCTGGGCGCCCAGAGTGGCATCGAGGAGTGCAAATTCCAATTTGCTTGGGAACGTTGGAACTGCCCTGAAAatgctctccagctctccactcACAACAGGCTAAGAAGTG ctaCCAGGGAGACTTCTTTCATTCACGCTATCAGCTCTGCTGGAGTCATGTACACCATTACCAAGAACTGTAGCATGGGTGACTTTGAAAACTGTGGCTGTGATGAGTCAAAAAATGGTAAAACAG GAGGCCATGGCTGGATCTGGGGAGGTTGTAGTGACAATGTTGAATTTGGGGAAAGAATCTCCAAACTCTTTGTGGACAgcctggagaaagggaaggatgCCAGAGCCCTGATGAATCTTCATAACAACAGAGCAGGCAGGCTG gCAGTGAGAGCCACCATGAAGAGAACTTGCAAATGTCATGGCATCTCGGGCAGCTGTAGCATCCAGACATGCTGGCTACAGCTAGCTAACTTCAGGGAGCTGGGTAACTACCTAAAGGCCAAGTACGAACGGGCACTGAAAATTGAGATGGATAAACGGCAGCTAAGGGCTGGGAACAGTGCCGAGGGCCACTGGATACCCACTGAAGCCTTCCTTCCTAGTGCAGAAGCTGAGCTGATCTTTTTAGAGGAATCACCTGATTACTGTACCCGCAATTCCAGCTTGGGCATCTATGGCACAGAAGGTCGGGAGTGTCTGCAGAACAGCCGCAACACATCCAGATGGGAGCAACGCAGCTGTGGGCGCTTGTGCACAGAATGCGGCCTGCAGGTGGAAGAGAGAAGAACTGAGGCTATCAGCAGCTGTAACTGCAAATTCCAGTGGTGCTGCACTGTCAAGTGTGACCAGTGTAGGCATGTGGTGAGCAAGTACTACTGCACGCGCTCCCCAGGCAGTGCTTGGTCCTGGGGAAAGGGCAGCGCCTGA